In Candidatus Dependentiae bacterium, the genomic stretch CGCAATAATTTTTTGTTTTAATATTTGTAATTATAATTATATCTTAAATAAAATTTATTTCAAGCCTTAGGGGATTATGATTCATTTATTGGCAAGCATAAAGATTGACAACAAGCTTGTTAGTATGATGGACTAAGGCTATGTTTTGGTTAAAATAATTGATGCACTCTAAGCTGGTAGGATAGAAAGATGCAATTACATACTTTATTTTCTTTATTTCTTGAATCTTGTGAATACATAGTCTCTTTTATGGGAGTTTTAGTTATTGTTATTAGTAGTTTCCGGGCAATTAAGTTGTACTTTTTGCGTTTTACCCGTCATCAAGGTACCGTAATTGGTATAAATCAAATACGTCTTGAGCTAGGCTATGGTATAACGTTAGGTCTTGAGTTTGCCGTTGCTGGTGACATTATTGGCTCAGTGGCACATCCTAGCTACTCGGAGCTTGGCATCCTAGCAATTATTGTGCTTATTCGTACGTTACTTAGTTATTTTCTTAATAAAGAATTACAATCATTAACGCAACATGATAAATAAAACAACAAACACCTATGTTGCTATCGACAAAAGATTCCTGACGTACTAGATTAGATTTAGCATTCAAGCTGAGCTTAAGTACTAAAAAAGGAGTCTGTATGAAGTATATACTTACC encodes the following:
- a CDS encoding DUF1622 domain-containing protein — its product is MGVLVIVISSFRAIKLYFLRFTRHQGTVIGINQIRLELGYGITLGLEFAVAGDIIGSVAHPSYSELGILAIIVLIRTLLSYFLNKELQSLTQHDK